TGATAGGTCATTTACATTTATAACAAAAACTCCACCAGCATCAGTTTTGCTAAAGAAAGCTGCAGGAATTGAAAGTGGTTCACCAAAGCCAAACAAGCAAAAGGTTGCTACTTTGAAAAGAGATGTAATTAGAAAGATTGCTGAACAAAAGATGCCGGACTTAACTGCTGCAACTTTAGAAGCAGCAATGAGGACTATTGAAGGTACTGCAAAGAGTATGGGAATTGTTGTAGAAGATTAATTTATCCTCGCACAGGTTTTTAGATGTGGGAGGTTATTTGAAATTAGCCGCAAATACC
This Caldicellulosiruptor changbaiensis DNA region includes the following protein-coding sequences:
- the rplK gene encoding 50S ribosomal protein L11 codes for the protein MAKKVLTQIKLQIPAGKATPAPPVGPALGQHGVNIMQFCKEFNERTAKDAGLIIPVVITVYSDRSFTFITKTPPASVLLKKAAGIESGSPKPNKQKVATLKRDVIRKIAEQKMPDLTAATLEAAMRTIEGTAKSMGIVVED